The following are from one region of the Segatella oris genome:
- a CDS encoding DUF1573 domain-containing protein: MKNKILIGCMLFSATLSAHAQRINANQKVINVGQVLFKQPVKAEFKLKNKGFKTLRIQDVKTSCGCTTASFPETVGVGKDFTVSAVYDAQTLGHFHKQVAIYSNVGKEPLVLTMQGVVVSEIKDFMGTYDFTLGDLKVDVNDIEFDDVNRGDRPLKKIHIFNNSNQVAQPVFMHLPSYLTAEMSPSRIAPHHSGTAVLHLDSRNLRDFGLTQTNIYLGFAPGDKVSEQKQLQVSTILLPAFRRMTEQELALAPKLRLSADSLDLGSFNGRKRIKGEIELTNTGRSPLEVRNLQMFSNGLEISLNKTKIEPGGQAKLKVTAIADQIKEPKRTLRILMITNDPDRGKVVIKINVR; this comes from the coding sequence ATGAAAAATAAGATTTTAATAGGCTGCATGCTGTTCAGTGCAACGCTTTCTGCACATGCCCAGCGTATCAATGCCAACCAGAAAGTTATTAATGTGGGGCAAGTGCTCTTCAAACAGCCTGTCAAGGCAGAGTTCAAACTGAAGAATAAAGGCTTTAAGACCTTGCGAATTCAAGATGTAAAGACAAGTTGTGGGTGTACGACGGCTTCTTTTCCGGAGACAGTCGGGGTAGGTAAGGACTTCACGGTGAGTGCTGTTTATGATGCCCAGACACTCGGACATTTCCATAAGCAGGTAGCCATATACAGTAATGTGGGCAAAGAACCGCTTGTGCTGACGATGCAAGGTGTAGTGGTCAGCGAGATTAAGGATTTCATGGGGACGTATGATTTTACGCTCGGTGACCTGAAAGTAGATGTAAACGATATTGAGTTTGACGATGTGAACCGTGGTGACCGACCGTTGAAGAAGATACATATCTTCAACAATTCCAATCAAGTGGCACAGCCTGTATTCATGCATTTGCCGAGTTATCTGACCGCAGAGATGTCGCCTTCGCGTATTGCTCCGCATCATTCGGGGACGGCTGTGCTTCATCTTGACTCACGAAATCTACGTGATTTCGGACTGACTCAAACCAATATCTACCTTGGTTTTGCACCGGGGGATAAGGTTTCTGAACAGAAACAACTTCAGGTTTCAACCATTTTGCTTCCTGCTTTCCGGCGTATGACAGAACAAGAGCTGGCACTTGCCCCCAAGCTGAGACTCTCTGCAGACAGTCTCGATTTGGGAAGTTTCAATGGGCGAAAGCGAATTAAAGGAGAGATAGAACTTACTAACACGGGGCGCTCACCTTTGGAAGTGCGCAATTTGCAGATGTTCTCCAATGGTTTGGAAATTTCGTTGAACAAGACGAAGATAGAACCAGGCGGGCAGGCTAAACTCAAGGTGACAGCCATTGCCGACCAAATTAAGGAGCCCAAGCGTACTCTTCGAATACTCATGATTACCAATGATCCCGATAGGGGCAAGGTGGTTATTAAAATTAATGTAAGGTAA
- a CDS encoding 4-hydroxy-3-methylbut-2-enyl diphosphate reductase yields the protein MLQIEIDNGSGFCFGVTTAIKKAEEELAKGGTLYCLGDIVHNSMEVERLHENGLVTINHDQLRELHDVKVLLRAHGEPPETYELARRNNIEIIDATCPVVLQLQKRIKKQYEEGTDIPEHKEDADRQIVIFGKNGHAEVLGLVGQTHSRAIVIEKFDDVKKLDFNRSIYLYSQTTKSLDEFHHIIDYIQSHISPEAEFKSFDTICRQVANRMPNIANFASKHDVVVFVAGRKSSNGKVLFKECQSVNANSHQVESADEIDMQWFNGAKTVGICGATSTPKWLMEECRDYIRRWNGEESNS from the coding sequence ATGCTACAGATAGAAATTGACAATGGCAGTGGTTTCTGTTTTGGCGTGACCACAGCCATCAAGAAAGCCGAGGAAGAATTGGCCAAAGGGGGTACACTCTACTGTCTTGGAGACATTGTACACAACAGCATGGAGGTGGAAAGACTCCACGAAAACGGACTCGTTACCATTAATCATGACCAATTGCGCGAGCTTCATGACGTGAAAGTGTTGTTGCGTGCACATGGTGAACCGCCTGAAACTTACGAACTGGCGCGTAGGAATAACATTGAGATTATCGATGCCACATGCCCTGTGGTATTACAGCTTCAGAAACGTATCAAGAAGCAATACGAAGAAGGAACTGATATTCCAGAACATAAAGAAGATGCAGACAGGCAGATTGTGATCTTCGGAAAGAATGGTCATGCCGAGGTTCTTGGCCTTGTCGGGCAGACACATAGCAGAGCCATTGTGATAGAAAAGTTTGATGATGTGAAGAAACTCGACTTCAATCGCAGCATCTATCTCTACTCACAGACGACGAAGAGCCTTGACGAATTTCATCATATCATTGACTATATACAGTCGCATATCTCGCCCGAAGCCGAGTTCAAGAGCTTTGATACCATCTGCCGGCAGGTGGCTAATCGTATGCCTAATATAGCGAATTTCGCCAGTAAGCACGATGTTGTGGTGTTTGTGGCAGGAAGGAAAAGTTCAAATGGCAAGGTGCTTTTTAAAGAATGTCAGAGTGTCAATGCCAACAGTCATCAGGTAGAAAGTGCTGATGAAATTGATATGCAATGGTTCAATGGCGCAAAGACCGTCGGTATCTGCGGTGCAACGAGCACACCTAAATGGCTCATGGAAGAATGCAGGGATTATATCAGAAGGTGGAATGGCGAAGAGTCGAATTCATAA